The Amycolatopsis tolypomycina genomic interval GGTAGCCCTTCTCGGTGAGCCGCAGCGCCGCGACGCTGCCGCCGAACCCCGACCCCACCACGACGACGTCGTAGTCGGGGCCACCCGCACTGGTGGTGGTGTTACTGGCAGTCACAGGTGGAGCGTAACTCCGGCTCCGCGTTCTGACCAGAGGTAAGTTACTCGCCGGTCATGCTTGTCCGACGACAACAGTGGGTAATCTCAGTACTGGTCGATGTCCACGTCGGCGAATCACCGCCGGTCGGGACACAAGGGCGGCAGACACCACCATGAGCCCACGAACGCTCACCGGTTGGCGCAAGTCGAGCCACAGCCACTTCGAAGAGAACGCCTGCGTCGAGATCGGCACCGGACCCGGGATCGTCGGGATCCGGGACACCAAGCAAGCGGCGCCCCGGCCCGTCCTCGTCTGCTCCGCGGCCGCCTTCGCGGCGTTCCGCGAGCACCTCACCGCCGGACGGTGAGGCCCACCCGCTGGAACTCCTTGAGGTCCGAGTAACCCGTCTTCGCCATCGCGCGGCGAAGCGCCCCGAAGAGGTTGACCACGCCTTCCGCGTCCGAGGACGGCCCGAACAGCAGGGTCTTGAGGTCCACGGCGTAGTCGGGGCCGGCCGCCACGCGCGAGCGCGGCAGTGACGGGTGCGCCGCGGCCGCCGTCCAGTACAGGCCCTGACCGGGCGCGTCCGAGGCGGCGGCCAGCGGGGAGCCGAGCATGACGGCGTCCGCGCCGCACGCGATGGCCTTGGCGATGTCGCCCGACACCGTCATGCCGCCGTCGGCGAGCACGTGCACGTACCGGCCGCCCGTCTCGTCGAGGTAGTCGCGGCGGGCGGCCGCGGCGTCGATGATCGCGGTGGCCATCGGGACGCCGATGCCGAGCACGCGGTCGGTGCTCGTCACGCCCGGCGTGTAGCCGTGGCCGACGATGACACCGGCCGCGCCGGTGCGCATGAGGTGCATCGCGGTGCGGTAGTCGCTGACCCCGCCGGCGATGACGGGGACGTCGAGGCGGCCGATGAACTCCTTGAGGTTCAGCGGCTCGGCGTCGCGCTGGACGTGCTCGGCGGAGATGATCGTGCCCTGCACGACGAGGATCTCGACGCCGGCCGCGATCAGGTCGGGCGTCAGCTCGGCGGCGTGCTGCGGGCTGACCCGCGCGGCCACCGTGACGCCGGATTCGCGGACGGTCTTGATGGCCTCGGTCAGCAGGTCGAGCCGGATCGGCGCGGCGTGCAGCTCCTGGAGGACACGCCCGACGGCGGTCGGGTCCTCGAGGTCCTCGGCCGCGCGGACGAGCTGGAAGATGGCGTCCTCGACGTTCGCGTGCCGCGCCCAGAGTCCTTCGGCGTTGAGCACGCCCAGGCCGCCGAGCTCACCGACGGCGACCGCGGTGCCGGGCGAGACGATCGCGTCGGTCGGGTGCGTGACGAGCGGCAGGTCGAACCGGTAGGCGTCGATCTGCCAGGCGGTGGACACCACCGAGGACGAGCGCGTCCGCCGCGAGGGCACGATCTCGACGTCATCGAGGTCATACGCCCGCCGCGCGGTGCGGCCCATCCCGATCTCGACCAGGTCCCGCACGTGAAGCCTCCTCCGACGACGACAATCTGCCGTGCCCCATTGTCGCTAGGCCGCGTGGGTGACCTGCGCACGGGGGTCTACACGCGGAGGAAAACGGCGACCGGCGCCAGCAACGCCCCCAGCGCCAGGGCCAGCCAGGTCGCCACCGGCGGGTAGACGTTGAGCCGGACCGCGCCGAAGTACACCGCGCCCAAGGCCAGGAGGCTGGCGACGATCAGCAGGACCGGGCGGACCACGCCCGGGCGCAGGTCGACCACGCTGCCGCCTGCGCGCAGGTACGCGATGGTGCCGTCGGCCGTGGAGACGTCGAGCGTCACCGGCTGGCCGAGCGGCAGGTCCAGGCCCGGCCCGACCGCCGTCACGTGGAACTGCCGCTCACCCGCGTCGACGGCGATCGTGTGGCTCTGCGTGTCCTCGTCGCCCGCCACCGGGAGGGCGCCGCGCTCGTGGGACACCACCTGGCCCTCGACGCGGTACGTCGGCGCGTCGCGGCCGGCCAGCACCTGGCACATCAGGCAGACCACGCCGCCGAGGAACAGCGACACCAGGGCGACGGCCGTGAAGAACACCCTGCGCAGGACCGTCATGCGTACTAGTGCACACCACGAGTCCCACGCAAGGCGATAGGCCGATCACCGTAAGCACGCTGGGTCACCGGGACTCAGAACGAGACCTTCTCCACGGAGTCCGAACGCAGCACCGACTCCTGCTGGAACTGCTTCTTGTAGTCGGCGCGGAGCTCCTCGATCTCCCGTTCGGCGTCCCGGTTGCCGAACGGGTACAGCAGCACGATGACGTGCGTGTGCTCCCGCACGATCGCGCCCGACCCGCCCCGCCACTGGCCGCTGCCGTCGAGCCGGGTGAAGCCGTCCGGGAACGCCGGGGTGATCTCGCGGTCGGAGAACTCCGCGAACTCCTTGTCCGTCACCTCGGTGCCGTCCGGCTTGCCGGTGCCGAAGAACAGCTCGGTGCGCTTCCAGATCTCCCCCGGCGACTGCACCTGAGCCGTGTCGGCGGTGCTCGGAGCCGCCGAAGCCGCTACGCCGCCGCCGAGCCCGAGCACCGCCGACGCGGCCGCCACCGCCACCATCCGTCGCGAAACTGCCATCCCGCTTCCCTCCCTGATCGCCGGAGACCCAGTCTCGCGATCCAGGCAGGGAAGCGGAATGTCCGATCGGGCGGACTCAGCGCGTGGTGTAGTTCGGGGCTTCGACCGTCATCGTGATGTCGTGCGGGTGGCTCTCCTTGAGCCCGGCCGCGGTGATCCGGACCAGCTGCGCCTCCTGCAGCTGCGGGATCGTCTCGGCACCGGCGTAGCCCATGCCGGCCCGCAGGCCGCCGACGAGCTGGTGCACGACGTTGGCGAGCGGGCCGCGGAACGGGATCCGGCCCTCGATGCCCTCGGGGACCAGCTTGTCCTCGTTGAGCACGTCGTCCTGGGCGTAGCGGTCCTTCGAGTACGACTTGCCCTGGCCGCGGGACTGCATCGCGCCCAGCGAACCCATGCCGCGGTAGACCTTGAACTGCTTGCCGTTGACCAGGATCAGGTCACCGGGCGACTCGGCGGTGCCGGCCAGCAGGCTGCCGAGCATCACCGTGGACGCACCGGCCGCGATGGCCTTCGCGATGTCGCCCGAGTACTGGATGCCGCCGTCGCCGATCACCGGGATGCCCGCCGGGCGGGCGGCCTGGTCGGCCTCGTAGATCGCCGAGATCTGCGGCACGCCGACACCCGCCACGATCCGGGTGGTGCAGATGGAGCCCGGGCCGACGCCGACCTTGATGCCGTCGGCGCCCGCGTCGACCAGCGCCTGCGCCCCGGCCCGCGTCGCGACGTTGCCGCCGACGATGTCGACCGACTCGCCCAGCTCCTTCTTCAGCAGCGCGACCGTGTCGACGACCGCGCGGGAGTGGCCGTGCGCGGTGTCGACCATCAGCACGTCGACGCCGGCTTCGGCGAGCGTCATCGCGCGCTTGTGCCCGTCGACGCCGACGCCGACCGCGGCGCCGACGATGAGCCTGCCGTCCGGGTCCTTCGTCGCCTTCGGGTACTGCTCGGTCTTCACGAAGTCCTTGACCGTGATCAGGCCGCGGAGCTTGCCCGCGCCGTCGACGATCGGCAGCTTCTCGATCTTGTGCCGGCGCAGCAGGCCGAGCGCGGCGTCCGCCGACACCCCGACCTGGGCGGTGACCAGGGGCGCCTTCGTCATGACCTCGGACACCGGGCGGCTGTGGTCGACCTCGAACCGCATGTCGCGGTTGGTGATGATGCCCACCAGGGTGCCGGCCGCGTCGGTCACCGGGACGCCGGAGATGCGGAACTTCGCGCACAGGGCGTCGACCTCAGCCAGCGTCGCGTCCGGCGCGCAGGTGACCGGGTCGGTGACCATGCCTGCCTCGGACCGCTTGACGACCTCGACCGCGGCGGCCTGCTCGTCGATCGGCAGGTTGCGCTGGAGGACGCCGATGCCGCCCTGGCGGGCCATGGCGATCGCCATCCGCGCCTCGGTGACGGTGTCCATCGCCGCGGACACCAGCGGGACGCCCAGGGTGATGTTCCGGGTCAGCCGGGAGCTCGTGTCGACGGCGCTGGGAACGACGTCCGATTCGGCCGGCAGCAGCAGCACGTCGTCGAAGGTCAGGCCGAGCATGGCGAACTTGGCCGGAACGGGGGCGGTGATGCCGTCGCTGGTCATAGCGGGTGAAGGGCCTTCCTGGCGCGGGATGAGCGTGTCGCCGTGTTTTTCCTGATCAAGATCAACGGCGACTCGGAGCCTTCCCCTCATGATATCCGCCGCTCGTCGCCCGCCCCGGGCGGTGGGCGGGCCGGCCGGGCGGCCCGGTACCGTGCAGGCCGTGGCGCACGATGTCCTGCCTCCAGACCCGTTCGCGGACGACCCGGATGACCCGGCCCGCGCATTCGGAGACCCCGAGGACCGGCTGGACGAGCCGATCAGCGACTCCGAACGCACCGAGCTGCTGGCCGATCTCTCGGATCTGGCGGTCTACCAGGCCCTGCTCGAACCCCGCGGAGTGCGCGGGATCGTGGTCGACTGCGGCGAGTGCGACGAACCCCACTACCACGACTGGCACCTGCTGCGGGCCAGCCTCGAGCAGCTGCTGGCCGACGGGCGGATGCGCCCGCACGAGCCGGCCTACGACCCGAACCCCGGCGACTACGTGAGCTGGGACTACTGCCGCGGCTTCGCCGACGGCGTCACGGCCAACGAAAGCGCCTACTGAGCGCTCCCCCGGAAAGAGACCCGGACAGAGAAAAGCCCTGGTGAGTTTCCTCACCAGGGCTTTTCCGTGTGTGTCCTACGGCGTCTCGCCGACGCCCTGCGACTGACCGCCCGCGGACTCGCTGCGCGGCGTGCCCGGCTCGTTGCCGCTGGCGACCGTGCTGGTCGGCGGCGGGGTGGGCGTCGGGGTCGGCGTCTCGGTGGTCGGCGGCGGAGGTGTCGGCGTCGGCGTGTTGCTGCCGGGCAGGCTGGTGGTGCCGCTGCCGCTGCCGGGGAGCGACGACGCCGAGCCGGCCGGCGGGGCCTGGCTCGTCGGCGCGCCCGGCGAGGGCGACGGGATCGAGGTCTGGATCGGGCCCTGGACCGGCGCTTCCGGGTTCTGCAGCTGGGCGGCGAGCTGCCGGTGCTGCTCCATCAGCTGGTCGCGGTTCTCCTCGTCGGTGACCTGCGACAGGGCGGCCTGGGCGTCCTGGAGGGCCTGGCGGGCGGCGTCGAGGTTGCCGCCGGCGATGGCGAGGTTGGCCTTCTCGAGGTCGAGCTTCGCTGTCGCGGCCGCCTCGACGGAACGGGTGTGGTCGGCGTAGAGGACCTTGGCGAGACCCCACAGGGTGTCGCCGGGCTGCGCGGAGCGCGCGGCCAGCCCGGTGCCGGTGAACGCGATCGCCAGCACGGCGGCGGCGACGGCGACCGGGACGAGCAGCCTGCGGCGGCGTCCGCTCGAAGCGTGCCGCTTCGCGAGAGCGGCGGTGCTGACGGTGCGCACGGCGGTGTCGACGTCGACGAGCTCGGCCAGTGGCTCGCTGTCGATGTCTCTTCGCCACGCCACCAGCAACGCGTTGAGCTCCTGGTCGCCGAGACCGTCGGCCAGCGCCGGGTCGGACCCGCCGAGCGCGTCGAGCAGCGCGTCGTCGGCCTGCACCGCCGACAGGTCGGCGGCGAACTCCGCCTCCGACGCCGTCAGGCCACTGCCGAAGACGTCATCCGGCTCGAATCTCTTCTCGTGACCGGTCACTCAGATCACCTCCTCCGCGGCCAGGACCTTTCTCAGCCGCGCGAGGGCGCGGTGCTGGGCGACGCGGACGGCGCCGGGGGTGGAACCGACCGCGTCCGCGGTCTCCTCCGCCGACAGGCCGACGACCACGCGCAACACCACGATCTCCCGCTGCTTGTCCGGCAGCACCTGCAACAACTGGGACATCCGCTCGTTCAGCTCACCTTGCAGCGCCCGCTGCTCGGGGCCGACCCCGCCCTCGACCTCGTCGGGGATCTCGGCCACGGGCTCGGCCCGGTTGCGCGCCGCCGCGCGGTGCGCGTCGGCCACCTTGTGCTGGGCGATCCCGTAGACGAAGGCCAGAAATGGGCGGCCTTGATCGCGGTACGAGGGCAATGCCGTTAGCACCGCGAGACACACCTCCTGCGCAACGTCGTCCGCCGAAGCGAACGATCGCTCCTGCCTGCCAACCCGGGCGCGGCAATACCGCACTACCAGTGGACGGATAGCAGCCAGCAGCCGCTCCACTGCCTGGGGATCTCCCTCGACAGCAGCGGCGACCGGCTCATCCAGTCCATCCCCCACATTGGCCATCGCAGACAACAGTCCCAGTGTTACGTGTAGGTGTGCAAAGAACCCGGCCCGTGGTCGCCTCCACCGCGCACCGGTGACCGCTACCGTACCGTCGGCTCACTCCGGGCCGGCGGGCGCGGTGCGCCCGGGCGTGGCGTGGCTGGCAGAGCCGTGAAATACGGGTCGTCCTGCAGACCCGCGGTCGTGGTCGCCGGTTCAACGAGCGAGCCTGGCCGCGGGTACGAGATCCGCCGGAGGGGCGGGGTGGCGAGACGGGAATCCGCCACGTCGAACGCCGGAGTGTGATGGGGACCACATAGGTGCGGGCCAGGGCGGAACGCCCTGGCCCGTCGTCACCTGGGAACCGGCCGTGTCAGGAACGGGGAGAGCGGCAGGTCAGCTGACCAGGCCGCGGCGGAAGCCGTGGGCCACGGCCTGCGCGCGGTCGCGCACGCCGAGCTTGCGGAACAGCCGCCGGGCGTGGGTCTTGACCGTGTCCTCGGACAGGTAGAGCTCGCGGCCGATCTGGCCGTTGCTCTTGCCCTGGCTCATCCCGCGGAGTACCTGGAGCTCGCGCTCGGTCAGCTGGACGCCCGGGTCGGACGGCTGACGGGGCGCGGGCACCGAGGTGCTCGCGAGGGTGTGGGCCAGCGCGGCGACCAGCTCCGGCCGGGACGCGTCCCAGCGGAGGTAGCCGCGGGCACCGCCGGCGATCGCGGCGGCGATGCTGCCCGCGTCGTCCGGGGCGCCGAAGACGATGACGTTCGCCTGGGGGTTGGCCGAGACGAGCCGCCGGGTGGCTTCGACACCCGTCGGGACCGCGCGCTGCGTCCCGACCAGCACGACGTCGACGGGCTGACGGGAGTACCGGGCCAGCAGCTCGTCACCGTGCGCTACGCAGTCGATGCGACTGACCCCAGGGACCGCGGACATCACTCGGGTGAGCCCTTCACGGACACTGCGTCGGTCGTCGCAGATCAAGACCGTCGTCACGGGGTTTCCTTCCTGCAGCCGGGTGACATTCCTCTTCCCCTATCGGACGCTTTAGCCCGAACCTTGACACGATCCGGTGGCTTTTTTTGAACTTTCTTAGCCCGGATGCCGGAACACCCCATTCCGACGGCTCAACCACCCGGGACGGGGACCCATGGTGATTCCCCCGCAACCCTCCTCCCGCAAGGATCTGCGCTTCGTAACACTGCGTGCAACACCTGCGCCACTCTGAATCGATACTCCTCGGCGTGTCCTGGGCGCAGGTCGGCCGCGACGAGGGCAGCCGGCCACGAAAGTGAAAGGAGTTCGCATTCCTCCGCCGTCGCCATTGCATTTCCGACAAGGTCGTCCGAAATCTTCCGGTGATCGGGAGCTCCGGCCGCCCGCAGGGCCACGGCCAGCACAATCCCGGATTTCACGGTGTGCCGCCGCGCACCCCGCGCGAGCGCGGTTTCCCAGGCGCGCTCGGCGTGCGGCACGGCATCGGCGCCCTGACCTGCGGCGAGCTCGATTTCGGCGCCGACCCAGCCCCCGCGGACCTCGGCCCGCCACCCGGCGTCCTCGGCCCGCGCGCGCCCGGCGAGCCGGCGGGCGGCGGTGAGCCTGCCCAGCGCGAGGTTGTCGGCGGCCAGGCCGAGCAGGGCGTCGGCGCGCGCGCCGGCGGCGTCCAGGCCGTCCGGGTCGGGCTCGGATTCGAGGGGGGCGGCGGTGGCGAAGGCCGCGCCGTCGAGCGGGCGGGCCCGGCGGTGCCCGCCCAGCTGCCGCAGGTGTGACGCGCGGGTGCTCGCGGCCAGCGAGGCCAGGAGCGGGTCACCGGCGCGGCGGAGTGCGTCGAGGAGGGTCGCCGCGGCGGCGTACCGCCCCTCCGCACCGAGGACGACGGCGGCGAGCAGGCGTTCCCGCAGGCTGACGGCCCCGCGCGTGACGGCGGGGGCGGGCAGCGGGCCGCTGCCGAACGCGGCGGCCCTCAGGGCGGGTTCGTGCACCCGTCCTTTCTAGTGGGTGGGACCGACAAAAACATGATCGTTCTACCGACGGCCGCCGACCAGGACGTGTTCGATGCGGTCCGCCGCGCCCGGGAGGTCGGTCAGCAGCTCCACCTTGTCCGGCAGGGCCGCCGGGTCCCAGCCGGGGCCGCAGGCGAACAGCCGGCTGCGCTGGCGTCCGCGCGAGACCCGCGCGAACAGCCGCGTGTCCGCCACCCCGCGGCCGTGGGCCCACAGCACCACCGCGGCCGGCGCGCTCCGGCGCACCGCGACGGAGAGGACCTCGGCCGGCAGCGGCACGCCGAACAGCTGCGCGCCGATCCGGCGTCCGGCCAGCGACGCGGCGAGGGCGTACATCGGCATCGAGTCGCGCTCGTCGGGGACGCAGCCGAGGAGGACCGGGCGGGTGTTGCGCGGCTCGTCGAGCACCGGGGTGGCCCGGACCAGCGCCGCGAACACGCACTCGGCCAGCAGGTACTCGACCTCGGCGCCCGCGCTCGCGCCGCGCCAGCGTGCCCCGAGCGCCGACAGCACGGGCTCGATCACGCCGGTCCACGCGGGGAGCACGCCGAGTTCGGCGATGGTGTCGGCGAGCATCCGCTGGACCGCGCCGACGTCCATGGCGAGCGCCGCCGTGCTGAGGCGGCGGGCCAGGCGGGACCGGACCTCGTGGCCGTCGTCGACCGCTTCGGTCTCGGGCGGCTCACCGGGCTCCGCCGGCTGGGGCGGCCCGGATCGGGGCATCTGCTCGAGGGCGTAGCGCGCCGCCTCGGCCGTCGACGCACCGCTGAGGAGGGCCCGCTGCATCAGTTCGAGGCGGCCGATGTCGGAGGTGCCGTAGCGGCGGTGGCGGCCGTCGGTGTGCCGGCTGGGTCCCAGTCCGTAGCGGCGGTCCCAGGTTCGGAGGGTGGACGGCGCGACCCCGAGCCGGCGGGCGACCGAGGCCACCGGCAGGGTGGGTTCTTCGGTGCCCGACCCAGCTCCCACGAGGCTCAATATCCAGGCACCCAGCGCAGTCGGCAACCGGAGGCGAAACCCCTGCTCACACATCCGGGGGATGCCTAACGGCTGAATCGACCCGAATCGCTTGAACAACTATTGGCGCGCTTCTAACGTTACCGCCGTTGCACCGAATGGAGTATCGGCACCACAGCAGAGCAGCTAGCGGCATCGACCGAATGACGGAGGCGGTCAGGATGGCAGACACGCGCAGGCTCCCAGGACCCAACGCCGACATGTGGGACTGGCAGCTCGAAGGGTCGTGCCGGGGGATGGACAGCGCGTCCTTCTTTCACCCGGACGGCGAGCGCGGCCCGGCGCGGGCACGGCGAGAGGCCAGGGCGAAGGCCGTCTGCCTGAGCTGCCCGGTCTTGGAGATGTGCCGCAGCCACGCGCTGGCGGTGCACGAGCCGTACGGCATCTGGGGCGGGCTCTCGGAGTCCGAGCGGGAGCACATCATCAAATCGGACAAACGCGCGCTCAGCATGTCCCGCGGCTGAGCACGCCACAAACATCGGAGGGCGGCACCGGGTGGGGTGCCGCCCTCCGTGCCGTTCAAGGACAGGGCACTTTCACGTGAAAGTGCCCCTTGGGCGGGGACGAGAACGGGGCGGCACCCCTGGTGGGATGCCGCCCCGCTTCGCGTACTGCGTCAGTGCGAGTGGCCGTGGCCCGCCGCGGCGGGCTCTTCCTCGGCCGGCTTCTCGACGACCGACGACTCCGTCGTCAGCACGAGACGCGCGATCGAGGCGGCGTTCGCCACCGCGGACCGGGTCACCTTGACCGGGTCGACGATGCCGGCCGCCAGCAGGTCGGTCAGCTCGCCGGTGGCCGCGTTGAAGCCCTGGCCCCAGCCCTGCTCCTGCACCTTGTTGACGATGACCGCGCCCTCGTGGCCCGCGTTGGTCGCGATCCAGAACAGCGGGGCCGACAGCGCGTCGCGCACGATGCGGACGCCGGTCGCCTCGTCGCCGGTGAGGCCGAGGTCGCCCTCGAGCTCCTTGACCGCGTGGACCAGCGCCGAACCGCCGCCGGGCAGGATGCCCTCCTCGACGGCCGCCTTGGTCGAAGCCACGGCGTCCTCGATGCGGTGCTTGCGCTCGTTCAGCTCGGTCTCGGTGGCCGCGCCGACCTTGATGACCGCGACGCCGCCGCCGAGCTTCGCGAGCCGCTCCTGCAGCTTCTCGCGGTCCCAGTCGGAGTCGGTCGTCTCGATCTCCTTGCGGATCTGCGCGACCCGCCCGGCGATGGCGTCCTTGGAGCCGTCACCGTCGACGATCGTGGTGTCGTCCTTGGTGACGACGATCCGGCGGGCCTTGCCCAGCGCGCCGAGGTCGACGTCGGACAGCTTGCGGCCGATCTCCGCGGAGATGACCTCGCCGCCGGTGACGACCGCGAGGTCGTCCAGGAACGCCTTGCGGCGGTCGCCGAAGAACGGCGCCTTGACCGCGACGGCGGTGATCGTCTTGCGCAGCGAGTTCACCACGAGGGTGGACAGCGCCTCGCCGTCGACGTCCTCGGCGATGATCAGCAGCGGCTTCTTGGCCTCGACGACCTTCTCCAGCACCGGCAGCAGGTCGGCCAGCGCCGAGATCTTCTCGCGGTGCAGCAGGACGTAGGCGTCCTCGAGGATCGCCTTCTGCTCCTCCGGGTTGGTCGCGAAGTGCGCCGAGAGGAAGCCCTTGTCGAACTGGACGCCCTCGGTGATCACCAGCTCGGTCGCCAGGGTCGACGACTCCTCGATGGTGATGACGCCGTCCTCGCCGACCTTCTCGACGGCTTCGCCGAGCAGGGCGCCGATGTTGGCGTCGCGGGAGGTGACAGTGCCGACCTGGGCGATGTTCTCGCGGCCCTTGACCGGGGTGGCCTTGGCCTTGAGGACCTCGATGACCTTCTCCGCGGCGGCCTCGATGCCCCGGCCGACCGAGGTCGGGTTCGCACCGGCGGCGACGTTGCGCAGGCCGACCTTCACCAGCGACTGCGCGAGCACGGTCGCGGTGGTGGTGCCGTCACCGGCGACGTCGTTGGTCTTGGTGGCGACGCTCTTGGCGAGCTGCGCGCCGAGGTTCTCGAACGGGTCGTCGAGCTCGATCTCACGGGCGACGGTGACACCGTCGAGGGTGATGGTCGGGCCGCCGAACTTCTTGTCGAGCACGACGTGGCGGCCGCGCGGGCCGAGGGTGACCTTGACCGCGTCGGCGAGCTTGTTCACCCCGCGCTCCAGCGCGCGACGAGCGTCCTCGTCGAAACTGATCTGCTTGGGCATAGCGTGTTCCGCTTACCTTTCGTTGAACGCAAGAACGCCCCGCTCCCCGGTCTTGCGGGGCCCGGGGCGTCATGCGCTGCGAGCGGACGTCAGTTGATGACGGCCAGCACGTCGCGGGCGGACAGGATGAGGTAGTCCTCGCCGTTGTACTTGACCTCGGTGCCGCCGTACTTGGAGTAGATGACGACGTCGCCGACGTTCACGTCGAGCGGGACGCGGTTGCCCTTGTCGTCGATCCGGCCCGGGCCCACGGCCAGAACCTTGCCCTCCTGGGGCTTCTCCTTGGCGGTGTCGGGGATGACGAGGCCGGAAGCGGTCGTCTCCTCGGCCTCGCTCGTCTGGACAACGATCTTGTCCTCGAGCGGCTTGATGTTCACGCTCACCGGGTTGACCTCCACGGTCGTCGAAAGCGTTGGCAGGATGTGGTTACGGCTCTACCACCCCCGCCGTCGCGGGTGCCGGGGCTGTCGGGCCGTGCATTTAGCACTCTAGCCACGTGAGTGCCAGTCGTGCAAGGAGGGTCCACCCGACGTGCGACACAGCCGCCGGACGGGCCCTGACCGGCCTCTTTGGGGTCACCCCTGTCATGAAAGAGTCGTTCATGACATCCAGCGTCATGAACGACTCGTTCATGACATCGCCGCGAGCCGACCCGGGCAGCCCTTACCCCGAACGTGAGTTTCTGGTTAGGTTCTCACCTCTGGCACCTGCACCCTGGGGGTTCATTGCCCATGTCCCACCCCATTCCGAGAACGGCGGCCGCAGTCGCGGCCGTAGCCCTCCTCACCGGCCTCGCCACCCCGGCGTACGCCGACACCACCGCCCAACGCCAACGCGACTTCGCGACGGCAGCGGCCGAGTTCGGCGTCCCGGAGAACATCCTCCTCGGCGTCTCCTACCTCGAGTCCCGCTGGGACACGAACGCCGGCACCCCGAGCACCTCGGCCGGCTACGGCCCCATGCACCTCACCGACCTCCGCGAGGCCGGCGTGGCGGGCACCCACCACGACGAGGGCACCGAAGACGCCCGGGGCGACGACGCCCGCCCCGCGGTCCACCCGCAGGCCGGCCCCGCGGCCCCGCCGCCCACGCTGCAGACCGTCGACGAGGCCGCGCGGCTGCTGAAAACCGACGCACGAACGCTGCGCACCGACCCCAGGCAGAACATCCGCGGCGGCGCGGCCCTCCTCGCGAAGTACAACACCGACGACAACTGGTACAACGCCGTCGCCCGCTACAGCGGCTCGGCCGACCAGGCCGCCGCGCGGACCTTCGCCGACGAGGTCTTCGACACGATCAAGACCGGCATCACCCGGACCACGGACGACGGCCAGCAGGTCACCCTGAGCCCGACCCCAGGCCTGGCCGTCCCCCAGCACGCCGAGACGACGCCGAAGAACGTCGAATGCCCGCGCAAGGTGACCTGCGAGTCCGTCCCCGCGCCGTACCAGGAGCTGCCGAACAACGACTACGGCAACCACGACCTCGCGGACCGGCCGGACAGCCAGAAGATCGACCACATCGTCATCCACGACACGGAGGGCTACTGGGCCAACGTCCTCGACCTCGTCCAGGACCCGACGTACGTCAGCTGGCACTACAGCATCCGCTCGGCCGACGGCCTGATCGCGCAGCACGTGCCGACCAAGGACGTCGCCTGGCACGCCGGCAACTGGTACGTCAACGCGAAGTCCATCGGCATCGAGCACGAGGGCTTCGCCGCGAAGGGCACCTGGTACACCGAGGCCATGTACCGCACGAGCGCGAAGCTCGTCGGCCACCTCGCGCGCAAGTACGGCATCCCGCTCGACCGCGCGCACATCATCGGCCACGACAACGTGCCGGGCACGACGCCGGCGACCATCGCGGGCATGCACTGGGACCCGGGTCCCTACTGGGACTGGGCGCACTACTTCGACCTGATGGGCGCGCCGCTCGGCGGGTTCGGGCTGCCCGGCTCGTCGCTGGTCACCATCGACCCGGACTTCGCGAAGAACCAGCCCGCGTTCACCGGCTGCGACAAGTCCGGCAGCGGCACGCCCTGCACGCTGCGGGGCTCGGAGGCCGTGGTGCTGCACTCGGAGCCGAGTGAGTCCTCGCCGCTGCTGGTCGACGTCGGCCTGCACCCGAAGGGGACGCCGTCCACGATGGACGTCGCCGACGTCGGCAGCCGGGTCGCCACCGGGCAGCGGTACG includes:
- a CDS encoding WhiB family transcriptional regulator; the encoded protein is MADTRRLPGPNADMWDWQLEGSCRGMDSASFFHPDGERGPARARREARAKAVCLSCPVLEMCRSHALAVHEPYGIWGGLSESEREHIIKSDKRALSMSRG
- a CDS encoding MerR family transcriptional regulator encodes the protein MGAGSGTEEPTLPVASVARRLGVAPSTLRTWDRRYGLGPSRHTDGRHRRYGTSDIGRLELMQRALLSGASTAEAARYALEQMPRSGPPQPAEPGEPPETEAVDDGHEVRSRLARRLSTAALAMDVGAVQRMLADTIAELGVLPAWTGVIEPVLSALGARWRGASAGAEVEYLLAECVFAALVRATPVLDEPRNTRPVLLGCVPDERDSMPMYALAASLAGRRIGAQLFGVPLPAEVLSVAVRRSAPAAVVLWAHGRGVADTRLFARVSRGRQRSRLFACGPGWDPAALPDKVELLTDLPGAADRIEHVLVGGRR
- the groES gene encoding co-chaperone GroES, translating into MSVNIKPLEDKIVVQTSEAEETTASGLVIPDTAKEKPQEGKVLAVGPGRIDDKGNRVPLDVNVGDVVIYSKYGGTEVKYNGEDYLILSARDVLAVIN
- a CDS encoding N-acetylmuramoyl-L-alanine amidase, encoding MSHPIPRTAAAVAAVALLTGLATPAYADTTAQRQRDFATAAAEFGVPENILLGVSYLESRWDTNAGTPSTSAGYGPMHLTDLREAGVAGTHHDEGTEDARGDDARPAVHPQAGPAAPPPTLQTVDEAARLLKTDARTLRTDPRQNIRGGAALLAKYNTDDNWYNAVARYSGSADQAAARTFADEVFDTIKTGITRTTDDGQQVTLSPTPGLAVPQHAETTPKNVECPRKVTCESVPAPYQELPNNDYGNHDLADRPDSQKIDHIVIHDTEGYWANVLDLVQDPTYVSWHYSIRSADGLIAQHVPTKDVAWHAGNWYVNAKSIGIEHEGFAAKGTWYTEAMYRTSAKLVGHLARKYGIPLDRAHIIGHDNVPGTTPATIAGMHWDPGPYWDWAHYFDLMGAPLGGFGLPGSSLVTIDPDFAKNQPAFTGCDKSGSGTPCTLRGSEAVVLHSEPSESSPLLVDVGLHPKGTPSTMDVADVGSRVATGQRYAVAEVRGDWTAIWYLGQKGWFHNPRNARVAKPAFGWVVTPKPGLATVPVYGRAYPEPEAYPAGVTVQAITPLPYTLSAGQKYSSGGTVGSEYYWATTFDPANHVVVKGKLKYVQIQFGHRIAFVKADDVRIVPAF
- the groL gene encoding chaperonin GroEL (60 kDa chaperone family; promotes refolding of misfolded polypeptides especially under stressful conditions; forms two stacked rings of heptamers to form a barrel-shaped 14mer; ends can be capped by GroES; misfolded proteins enter the barrel where they are refolded when GroES binds); amino-acid sequence: MPKQISFDEDARRALERGVNKLADAVKVTLGPRGRHVVLDKKFGGPTITLDGVTVAREIELDDPFENLGAQLAKSVATKTNDVAGDGTTTATVLAQSLVKVGLRNVAAGANPTSVGRGIEAAAEKVIEVLKAKATPVKGRENIAQVGTVTSRDANIGALLGEAVEKVGEDGVITIEESSTLATELVITEGVQFDKGFLSAHFATNPEEQKAILEDAYVLLHREKISALADLLPVLEKVVEAKKPLLIIAEDVDGEALSTLVVNSLRKTITAVAVKAPFFGDRRKAFLDDLAVVTGGEVISAEIGRKLSDVDLGALGKARRIVVTKDDTTIVDGDGSKDAIAGRVAQIRKEIETTDSDWDREKLQERLAKLGGGVAVIKVGAATETELNERKHRIEDAVASTKAAVEEGILPGGGSALVHAVKELEGDLGLTGDEATGVRIVRDALSAPLFWIATNAGHEGAVIVNKVQEQGWGQGFNAATGELTDLLAAGIVDPVKVTRSAVANAASIARLVLTTESSVVEKPAEEEPAAAGHGHSH